Genomic DNA from Thermus amyloliquefaciens:
GCGCCGGATGTGGACCGGCAGAGGACCCAGCCCCTAGCCTCCATCCATCTGGAGGCGGCCATAGAGAAGGTAGAGGTGGGAGGGGGAAAAGGCCCTGGGTACGGGGGGTTGGGCCTCCCGGTTCTGGGGTTTGAGGGGGAGATGGGGGGGGCGGGTGGGGACCTGAGCCAAGGGGATGGCCCCGCTCCCCTGCCGCTCCTCCTTCAGAACCCAGGCGGGTTCCTTGGCATGGAGCCCGGCTTCCCCCTTTACCCTCCCCGGGGGGATTGGGGCCGGACCCTGGAGGGCAAGGGCCAGGAGGGCCAGGACAAGGCCCCACCTCCCCCGGATACCCCCCAGATACCCCAAGGAGGGGCTAAGGGCCATGGGGCACCTCCTGGGGTAAGGCCACAAGACCCACCGCAGAGAACCCCCTACGCCGGCACCTCCACCACCTGGAACACCTCGATGACATCTCCTTCCTGGAAGCTGTCAAACCCCTCCAGGCCGATGCCGCACTCGTAACCCTGGGCCACCTCCCGCACGTCCTCCTTGAAGCGCTTGAGGCTGGCCATCTTGCCCTTCCAGATCTCCTCGCCCCGGCGCAAAACCCTTACCTCGGCGCCCCGCACCACCTTGCCCTGGGTGACCATGCATCCCGCCACCTGTTTGCCCCCGGGCAGGCGGAAGATGGCCCGAACCTCGGCCCGGCCCAGAACCTCCTCCTTGAATACGGGCTCCTTCTGCCCCTTGACCATGGCCCGCACCTCGTCGATGAGGTCGTAGATGATGCGGAAGGTCTTGAGGAGCACCCCCTTCTGCTCCGCTGCCTTTTTCACCGAGCCCGGGGGGTTCACCCCGAAGGCCAGGATGGCGGCGCCCGCCGTCTGCGCCAGGAGGACATCGGACTCGGTAGGGGCCCCCACCTGGGCCAGGAGGACGTTGATCTTCACCTCCTCGGTGCTTTCCTTGGCCAGGATGTGCTGGATGGCCTCCAGGGAGCCCTGGGTATCCGCCCGCAGGATCAGGTTCACCTCCTTCTTCCCCTCCTCCTGGAGGGCGCGCAGGAGGTCCGCCATGGTCTTGGGGCGGCGCTCCCGCTCCGCTTCCTCCCGGGCCCTTCGCTCCTCCTTGCGCTCCTCAGTGATCTCTTTGGCCGCCTCGAGGTCCGGCACCCACTCCACCACATCCCCCGCATGGGGAAGCTCCTGGAAGCCCAAAACCTGCACGGCGCTCCCCGGGCCCGCCTCCTTGCGCTGGTTGCCGTCGGCGTCCATCATGGCCCGGATGCGGCCGTACACTTCGCCGGCCACCACGTAATCCCCCACCCGGAAGGTGCCCTCCTGGACCAGCATGTTGGCGATGATCCCCGCCTGCTTGTCCAGCCGGGACTCGAGGATAACCCCCCTGGGTTCGGCGTTCGGGTCGGCCCGGTAGTCCTCCAGCTCGGCGATGAGGAGGATCATCTCCAAGAGGTCCTGGACCCCCTGGCCGGTCTTGGCGCTGATGGGCACCACGATGGCCTCCCCGCCGTACTCCTCGGGCACGAAACCCCGCTCCATCAGCTGCCGCTTGACCCGGTCGGGGTTGGCCTGGGGCAGGTCCATCTTGTTCAGGGCGAAGATGATCCTGGCCCCGGCGGCCTTGGCGTGGGCGATGGCCTCGTCCGTCTGGGGCATGATCCCGTCGTCGGCGGCGATGACGATGACGGCGATGTCCGCCACCTTGGCCCCCCGCTGCCGGATGGTGGTGAAGGCCTCGTGCCCCGGGGTGTCGATGAAGACCACGGTGCCCTGGGGGGTTTTCACCTCAAAGGCGCCCACGTGCTGGGTGATCCCCCCGGCTTCCTTTTCGGCCATGCGGCTTTTTCGCAAATAGTCCAGCAGGGTGGTCTTCCCGTGGTCCACGTGGCCCATGATGACCACCACGGGAGGCCTTCTGGGGAGGGCTTTCCTGCGCTTTTCCTCCTCCAGTTTTTCCTGCAGGCCCCGTTGCTCCTTGACCAGCTCCCGCACCGCCTCCGCATCCTCCTCGGAAAGGGTGGAGGCGTGGGACTTGTAGGGAACCCCCATCTGGTCCAGGAGTTCCAGAAGCTCCTCGTTGGTCATGCCCAGCTCTTTAGCCAGCTGGTAGATGCGTATTTTGGCCATCCGTACCTCCTAAAAGGGCGATGAGCGCTTCCGATAAGGCCTTCGCCCGGCCCCCGGCAAAGCGCCTGAGTTTCTTTTCCGTCCAGCACTCGGGGTTGTCGGGGCAGACATAGGCCCCCCTGCCCGGCAGCTTCCCCGTGGGATCCAGGCGAAACCCCTCCGGCATGATTAGGATCCGCAAAAGCTCCCCCTTGGGCCGCCTCCTGCGGCAGGCCACGCACATGCGGATGGGGAGGTGTTGCGCCATTACTCGGAAAGATTGCGGAAGAGTTTCTCAAACTCCTCCTTGGCCCGGCTGGTGGTTTCGGCTTCCTCCTGGGCGGCCTTGCGGATGGCCTCGTCCAGGTCGGAGATCTCCGCCTCCTCAAAGTGGATCTCGTACCCCGTGAGCTTGGAGGCCAGGCGGACGTTCTGCCCCCCGGTGCCGATGGCCAGGGAGTGCTGGTCCTTGGTCACCTTGACCCGGGCCTTCTGCCCCTCCGGCTCCAGCTCAATGGAGCCCACCTGGGCGGGGGAGAGGGCGTTCCTTATGAACTCCTTGGGGTCCTTGGCCCAGAGGATGATGTCCACCTTTTCCCGGCCCAGCTCGGCGGAAACCGCCTGGATGCGTTGCCCCTTGTGGCCGATGCAGGCCCCGATGGGGTCCACGTTGGGGTTGTGGGTCATCACCGCCACCTTGCTGCGGCGGCCGGGTTCGCGGGCGATGGCCTTGATCTCCACGATGCCCTCGGCGATCTCGGGGACCTCCTGCTTCAAGAGGTGTTCCAGCAGCTTCTCATGGGCCCGGCTCACGATCAGGGAGGGGCCTTTGGCGGAGCGGTCCACCTTTTTCAGGTACACCTTGAGGCGCTGGCCGGGGTAGTAGCGCTCGGTGGGGATCTGCTCGCTCTTGGGGAGGTAGGCCTCTCCCCGGCCCAGCTCCACGAAGACGTTGCCCCGGTTGTCCACCCGGGCCACCACCCCCGTGAGGACCTGGCCCTCCTTGTCCTTGTACTCGTTGTAGATGCGGTTGCGCTCGGACTCCTTGAGGCGCTGGGTGAGGATCTGCCGCAGGTCCTGGATGGCCATGCGGGAGAGGCCCTCGGGGTCGATGGGGAACTCCATCTCGTCCCCCACCTGGACCTCGGGGTCGTACTGGAGGGCCTCGGAGAGGGCGATCTCCTTATCGGGGTCCTCCACCTTCTCCACCACGCGGCGGACCTCCACCATCTCGATGCGCCCGGTCTGGGGATCGATGTACACGTCCACCTCCGGGCCCTTGCCCGCCTCGATCTCCTCCTTGCGGTAACCCTTCTGCCGCTTGATGTAGGCCTTGCGCAAGGCTTCCTTGAAGGCCTCGAGGACCTCCTCGGTGGTAACCCCCCGCTCCAAGGCCAGATGCTGCATGGCGTCTATGAATTCCCGGTTCATGCTTCCCCCTTTTTATCTTGGCTCCTCGGGCCACTCGGCGAGGTTGGCGCGGAAGGTGCCGATCCTCAGGCGCTTTTCCTCCTGGCCTACCTGGAAGACCACCTCGTCCCCTTCCACCCGCAGGATCCGCCCCGTGAAGCCCTCGGGCCCCGGCACCTTGGCCTTGAGGCCTTGGAAGCGCTCAAAGTGCCGGCGGGTGAAAAGGGGGCGCTTGGGGCCGGGGGACTCCACCAAAAGGCGGTAGCTTCCCGGGATGGGGTCTTCCCGGTCCAAGACGGCCTCGATGGCCCGGCTGGCCTGTTCCAGGTCGGCCACGCGGATGGGCCTCTCGTCCTTCCGCTCCAGGCGGACCAGGACCTCCCCGGGGGCTTCCCTCACCTCCAGGACCTCGAGGCCCAAGGGCTCTACCGCTTCCTCCACCAACCGCCAAAGGTCCACAGGCACCTCCCCAACCTCCCTTCACAAAGGAAGGGTGGGCTTACACCCACCCCCCTCCCTTGGGAGCACTGCGCCTAGTTTACACCCAAAACCCCCTTGACTACAACCCCTTTAGCCTGGTACACTCAAGCTTGCCGGTCCGATCCCGGTCAGGTACATGGGGGTGAACGGTCTCGACGGGGGTCGCCGAGGGCAGGTGGCGTGCCGAGGTGCGGGTGGCCTCGTAAAAACCCGCAAACGAATAAAGGCCAACAAGCCTGCTTACGCGCTCGCGGCTTAGACCCGCGACCCCGCCCGGAAGCCCTGCCGGGGGCTCACGGTAGCGGGGACACAAACCCGGCTAGCCTTGGCTAGGCCCCGTAACCCAAGGCGAAAGTAAGCGGGGCTCGCTCCTGGCCGCCTGTCCGTGGGCTAAGCCAGGAGGACACCCAAAACACGGACTACGCACGTAGAAGCCTGCCGTAGGGACTTTCGGACGGGGGTTCAACTCCCCCCACCTCCACCAAAGGGCATAGGGGCCTGCAAAGGCCCCTATTTGCTTTTGTCCCCATGGGGCAGGGTGGCTGGATGCCTGAAGGGATGGGGGTTAAGGAGGCCCAGGGGGGCCAGAAGGGCGCCCTAAGGGTAGCCCACTTCCAGCTTTTGCCCTTCCCTCGGGTGTAAAGTGGGGTTGGGTGCCACCTGGCACCTCCTTCGGGGCGGGGTGGAAGTCCCCACCGGCGGTGAAAGCCCGCGAAGCCCCCATGGGGCCCGACCCGGTGGAATTCCGGGGCCGACGGTGAAAGTCCGGATGGGAGAAGGAGGGCCTTTGCGAGAGCTGGACGAACGGTTCCTGCGGAGGGCGCTACAGCTGGCCGAGAGGGCTCGAGGCCACACCCACCCCAACCCCCTGGTGGGGGCGGTGCTGGTGCGGGAGGGCCGCATCGTGGGGGAGGGGTACCACCCCAAGGCCGGGGAGCCCCATGCCGAGGTCTTTGCCCTCCGTCAGGCTGGGCCCTTGGCCCAAGGGGCCACCGCCTACGTATCCCTGGAGCCCTGCAACCACTTTGGCCGCACCCCCCCTTGCTCCTTGGCCCTTCTGCAGGCGGGGGTGGCCCGGGTGGTGGTGGCGGCCCGGGATACGCATCCCTTGGCCCAAGGAGGCCTGGAGCGGCTTAGGGCCGCGGGGGTGGCGGTGGAGGCCGGGCTTTTGGAGCGGGAGGCCCGGGAGCAGAACGAGGTCTTCTTCCACGCCCACAAGGCCGGCCGGCCCTTCGTCCTCCTCAAGTCCGCCCTCACCCTGGACGGCAAGGTGGCGGCGCTTTCTGGCGATGCCCGCTGGGTTTCCTCGGAGGAAAGCCGCCGGGTGGCCCAGGCCTACCGCCAGGGGCTTCCCGCGGTGATGGTGGGGGTGGGGACGGTGCTAAGGGACGATCCTTGGCTCACCGTGCGGGAGCCCGACTTCAGGCCCTTTCCCCTCATGCTGGAGCCCCCGCCCCTCCGGGACCCGGTGAAGGTGGTCCTGGACACGGAAGCCCGCACCCCGCCCCATGCCCGCCTCTTCCAGCCGGGGCCCCGGGGGGAGCCCGCCCGGGTTTACGTGCTGGTGGGCCAAGGGGCGCCCGGGGAGCGGCTTAGGGCCCTGGAGGCCGCGGGGGCCAGGGTGGTGGAGCTTCCCCGGGAGGGGGGGAGGGTGAGCCTCGAGGGGGCCCTGGCCTTTTTGCTGGAGGAGGGCCTGGACGGGGTGCTCTTGGAGGGGGGGCCGAGGCTGGCTGGGGCCTTTTGGCAAAGGGGTTGGGTGGACAAGCTGGCCCTTTTCCTGGCCCCCAAGCTCTTGGGGGAGGGAAGGGGGCTGATGGAGGGGTTTGCCCCCGAGCGCATGGCCGAGGCCAAGGGGCTTAGGCTGGCGCGCAAGGAGTGGATAGGGGAAGACCTTTGGCTGGAGGCTTATCCGGAGGGCTGATGTTCACGGGACTGGTGGAGGAAACCGGCGAGATCGTGGAGGTCAGGGAAGGCCCGTTCCTTAGGGTCAGGATCGCCGCCCAGGAGGTGCTTTCGGACCTTAAGGTGGGGGATTCCGTGGCGGTGGACGGGGTCTGCCTCACCGCGGTGGCGGTGGACGGGGAGGGCTTCTGGGTGGAGCTGGCCCAGGAGACCCTGCGCCGCACCGCCCCCACCTGGCGCCCTGGGCACCGGCCCAACCTGGAAAGGGCCCTTAAGGTGGGGGACCGGCTTGGGGGGCATTTCGTCACCGGGCATGTGGACGGGGTGGCGGAGGTGGTGGCCATCCGGGAGGCCCCGGGGGCCGTGGACTACCACTTCCGACCCCCGCGGGAACTCTCCCGCTACATCGCGGAGAAGGGGAGCGTGGCCCTAAACGGGGTTTCCCTCACGGTGGCGGGGCTAGAGGGGGAGGCCTTTTTTGTCACCCTCATCCCCCACACCCTGCGGGTCACCAACCTGGGGGGCCTGAGGGTGGGGGATGGGGTGAACCTGGAGGTGGACCTCATCGCCCGTTACCTGGAACGGCTCATGAAGGGGGAATGATGGAGGGTTTGGCCAGCGTTCAGGAACTCATGGAGGAACTCCGCCAAGGCCGCCCGGTGATCCTGGTGGACGACGAGGACCGGGAAAACGAGGGCGACCTGATCATGGCGGCGGAGCACGTGACCCCGGAGTGGGTGAACTTCATGCTCAAGGAGTGCCGGGGCCTCCTTTGCGTGGCCTTGACGGAGGAGCGGGCCAAGGCCCTGGACCTTCCCCTCATGGTGGAGAAAAACCAGGATCCCCAGGGGACCCGCTTCACCGTGAGCGTGGATGCCCGGGGAACCACCACGGGGATTTCCGCCTTTGAGCGGGCGGCCACGGTTAGGCTCCTGGCTGACCCCGAGGCCACGGCCCAGGACTTCCGCCGTCCCGGGCACGTCTTTCCCCTGGTGGCCCGGCCGGGGGGGGTTCTGCGGCGGGCCGGGCATACCGAGGCCACGGTGGACCTCCTGCGCCTGGCGGGGCTCACCCCGGTGGGGAGCCTCATCGAGATCCTCAAGGAGGACGGCACCATGGCCCGCCTGCCGGACCTTTTGGACTTTGCCCGGAAGCGGGGCCTCAAGGTGGGTACCATCGCCGACCTGATCCGCTACCGCCTGGAGAAGGGGGACCTTTACGTGAAACGGGAGGCGGAGGCCCTTTTGCCCACCCGGTTTGGCGAGTTCCGCATCCTGGGCTACCGGGATAGCCTTACCGGGGAGGAGCACGCCGCCTTGGTCATGGGCCACTGGGACCCTGAGGAGCCCATTTTGGTGCGCATGCACTCCGAGTGCCTCACCGGGGACGCCCTGCACTCCTTAAGGTGCGACTGCGGCTTCCAACGGGACCTGGCCCTGGAGCGCATCGCCCAGGAGGGGAAAGGGGTTCTGGTCTACCTGAGGCAGGAGGGGCGGGGTATCGGCCTCGTCAACAAGATCCGGGCCTACCACCTGCAGGACCAGGGCCTGGACACGGTGGAGGCCAACCTGGCCTTGGGTTTTCCCCCGGACCTAAGGGACTACGGGGTGGGGGCCCAGATCCTCTACGACCTGGGGGTGCGGAAGATGCGCCTTCTCACCAACAACCCGCGCAAGGTGAAGGCCCTTTCCGGCTTCGGCATTGAGATCGTGGAGCGCATCCCCTTGCGGGCAGGGGATAACCCCCATAACGAGCGCTACCTCCAGGCCAAGAAGGAGAAGCTGGGCCACTGGATGGACTGAGGCCCCACCCAAGTAGGATGGGTGTATGCCCCTCCTCCTGCGGGGAGCGGTGCTCCTTCTGCTCCTCCTAGCCTTCCTGGACCCCAAGGTGCCCTTGCCGGGGCGGGTGGTCTACCTCCTGGACTTCTCCCCCTCGGCCCGGGAGGGCGTCTTCGCCCTGGCGGATAGGCTTCCCAAGGACGGTCTTTATGTGGCCTTTGCCGAGCGGGCGGTGAGGGTTCCCTCCCCCACGGCCCGCCGGCTGGACCTG
This window encodes:
- the rimP gene encoding ribosome maturation factor RimP, with amino-acid sequence MDLWRLVEEAVEPLGLEVLEVREAPGEVLVRLERKDERPIRVADLEQASRAIEAVLDREDPIPGSYRLLVESPGPKRPLFTRRHFERFQGLKAKVPGPEGFTGRILRVEGDEVVFQVGQEEKRLRIGTFRANLAEWPEEPR
- a CDS encoding YlxR family protein, with translation MAQHLPIRMCVACRRRRPKGELLRILIMPEGFRLDPTGKLPGRGAYVCPDNPECWTEKKLRRFAGGRAKALSEALIALLGGTDGQNTHLPAG
- a CDS encoding bifunctional 3,4-dihydroxy-2-butanone-4-phosphate synthase/GTP cyclohydrolase II, with the translated sequence MEGLASVQELMEELRQGRPVILVDDEDRENEGDLIMAAEHVTPEWVNFMLKECRGLLCVALTEERAKALDLPLMVEKNQDPQGTRFTVSVDARGTTTGISAFERAATVRLLADPEATAQDFRRPGHVFPLVARPGGVLRRAGHTEATVDLLRLAGLTPVGSLIEILKEDGTMARLPDLLDFARKRGLKVGTIADLIRYRLEKGDLYVKREAEALLPTRFGEFRILGYRDSLTGEEHAALVMGHWDPEEPILVRMHSECLTGDALHSLRCDCGFQRDLALERIAQEGKGVLVYLRQEGRGIGLVNKIRAYHLQDQGLDTVEANLALGFPPDLRDYGVGAQILYDLGVRKMRLLTNNPRKVKALSGFGIEIVERIPLRAGDNPHNERYLQAKKEKLGHWMD
- the ribD gene encoding bifunctional diaminohydroxyphosphoribosylaminopyrimidine deaminase/5-amino-6-(5-phosphoribosylamino)uracil reductase RibD, which gives rise to MRELDERFLRRALQLAERARGHTHPNPLVGAVLVREGRIVGEGYHPKAGEPHAEVFALRQAGPLAQGATAYVSLEPCNHFGRTPPCSLALLQAGVARVVVAARDTHPLAQGGLERLRAAGVAVEAGLLEREAREQNEVFFHAHKAGRPFVLLKSALTLDGKVAALSGDARWVSSEESRRVAQAYRQGLPAVMVGVGTVLRDDPWLTVREPDFRPFPLMLEPPPLRDPVKVVLDTEARTPPHARLFQPGPRGEPARVYVLVGQGAPGERLRALEAAGARVVELPREGGRVSLEGALAFLLEEGLDGVLLEGGPRLAGAFWQRGWVDKLALFLAPKLLGEGRGLMEGFAPERMAEAKGLRLARKEWIGEDLWLEAYPEG
- the nusA gene encoding transcription termination factor NusA; protein product: MNREFIDAMQHLALERGVTTEEVLEAFKEALRKAYIKRQKGYRKEEIEAGKGPEVDVYIDPQTGRIEMVEVRRVVEKVEDPDKEIALSEALQYDPEVQVGDEMEFPIDPEGLSRMAIQDLRQILTQRLKESERNRIYNEYKDKEGQVLTGVVARVDNRGNVFVELGRGEAYLPKSEQIPTERYYPGQRLKVYLKKVDRSAKGPSLIVSRAHEKLLEHLLKQEVPEIAEGIVEIKAIAREPGRRSKVAVMTHNPNVDPIGACIGHKGQRIQAVSAELGREKVDIILWAKDPKEFIRNALSPAQVGSIELEPEGQKARVKVTKDQHSLAIGTGGQNVRLASKLTGYEIHFEEAEISDLDEAIRKAAQEEAETTSRAKEEFEKLFRNLSE
- the infB gene encoding translation initiation factor IF-2 is translated as MAKIRIYQLAKELGMTNEELLELLDQMGVPYKSHASTLSEEDAEAVRELVKEQRGLQEKLEEEKRRKALPRRPPVVVIMGHVDHGKTTLLDYLRKSRMAEKEAGGITQHVGAFEVKTPQGTVVFIDTPGHEAFTTIRQRGAKVADIAVIVIAADDGIMPQTDEAIAHAKAAGARIIFALNKMDLPQANPDRVKRQLMERGFVPEEYGGEAIVVPISAKTGQGVQDLLEMILLIAELEDYRADPNAEPRGVILESRLDKQAGIIANMLVQEGTFRVGDYVVAGEVYGRIRAMMDADGNQRKEAGPGSAVQVLGFQELPHAGDVVEWVPDLEAAKEITEERKEERRAREEAERERRPKTMADLLRALQEEGKKEVNLILRADTQGSLEAIQHILAKESTEEVKINVLLAQVGAPTESDVLLAQTAGAAILAFGVNPPGSVKKAAEQKGVLLKTFRIIYDLIDEVRAMVKGQKEPVFKEEVLGRAEVRAIFRLPGGKQVAGCMVTQGKVVRGAEVRVLRRGEEIWKGKMASLKRFKEDVREVAQGYECGIGLEGFDSFQEGDVIEVFQVVEVPA
- a CDS encoding riboflavin synthase; translation: MFTGLVEETGEIVEVREGPFLRVRIAAQEVLSDLKVGDSVAVDGVCLTAVAVDGEGFWVELAQETLRRTAPTWRPGHRPNLERALKVGDRLGGHFVTGHVDGVAEVVAIREAPGAVDYHFRPPRELSRYIAEKGSVALNGVSLTVAGLEGEAFFVTLIPHTLRVTNLGGLRVGDGVNLEVDLIARYLERLMKGE